One window from the genome of Chiroxiphia lanceolata isolate bChiLan1 chromosome 15, bChiLan1.pri, whole genome shotgun sequence encodes:
- the CXCL14 gene encoding C-X-C motif chemokine 14, with protein sequence MKLLTAALLLLFIAMCLASAEGVKCKCSRKGPKIRFSNVRKLEVKPRYPFCVEEMIIVTLWTKVRGEQQHCLNPKRQNTVRLLKWYRVWKEKGRVYEE encoded by the exons ATGAAGCTCCTGACAGCAGCTCTACTTCTGCTCTTCATCGCGATGTGCTTGGCCAGCGCAGAAG GCGTGAAGTGCAAATGCTCAAGGAAAGGTCCTAAAATAAGATTCTCTAACGTACGGAAGCTGGAAGTGAAACCGAGGTACCCGTTTTGCGTGGAAGAGATGATTAT TGTGACACTGTGGACCAAGGTgaggggggagcagcagcactgcctgaaCCCCAAACGCCAGAACACCGTGAGGCTGCTCAAGTGGTACCGAGTATGGAAGGAGAAAGGCAG GGTCTATGAAGAATAA